One window from the genome of Mustela lutreola isolate mMusLut2 chromosome 11, mMusLut2.pri, whole genome shotgun sequence encodes:
- the HPD gene encoding 4-hydroxyphenylpyruvate dioxygenase — MTTYSDKGKKPERGRFLHFHSVTFWVGNAKQAASFYCNKMGFEPLAYKGLETGSREVVSHVIKQGKIVFVFSSALNPWNKEMGDHLVKHGDGVKDIAFEVEDCDYLVQKAREQGAKIVREPWIEQDKFGKVKLAVLQTYGDTTHTLVEKMNYTGRFLPGFEAPVSVDPLLSKLPTCSLEIIDHIVGNQPDQEMVSASEWYLKNLQFHRFWSVDDTQVHTEYSSLRSIVVANYEESIKMPINEPAPGKKKSQIQEYVDYNGGAGVQHIALKTQDIITAIRHLKARGMEFLGVPSSYYKQLREKLKTAKIQVKENIDVLEELKILVDYDEKGYLLQIFTKPMQDRPTLFLEVIQRHNHQGFGAGNFNALFKAFEEEQDLRGNLTNLETNSSLRGM; from the exons ATG acAACTTACAGCGACAAAGGGAAGAAG CCTGAGAGAGGCCGATTCCTCCATTTCCACTCGGTGACCTTCTGGGTTGGCAATGCCAAGCAG GCTGCGTCATTCTACTGCAACAAGATGGGCTTTGAACCACTAGCCTACAAGGGCCTGGAGACGGGTTCCCGGGAGGTAGTCAGCCATGTCATCAAGCAAGGCAAG ATCGTGTTCGTCTTCTCCTCCGCCCTCAACCCCTGGAACAAAG AGATGGGCGACCACCTGGTAAAGCACGGCGACGGAGTAAAGGACATCGCGTTTGAGGTGGAAGACTGTGACTACCTCGTGCAG AAAGCCCGGGAACAAGGTGCCAAAATTGTGCGGGAGCCCTGGATAGAGCAAGATAAGTTTGGGAAGGTGAAACTGGCCGTGTTGCAGACG TATGGGGACACCACGCACACCCTGGTGGAAAAGATGAACTATACTGGCCGGTTCTTGCCTGGATTCGAGGCCCCAGTATCCGTGGACCCCCTACTTTCCAAGCT gCCTACCTGCAGTCTCGAGATTATCGACCACATTGTGGGAAACCAGCCTGACCAGGAGATGGTGTCTGCCTCTGAGTG GTACCTGAAGAATCTGCAGTTTCACCGGTTCTGGTCCGTGGATGACACGCAGGTGCACACAGAATACAGCTCTCTGCGCTCCATCGTGGTGGCCAATTACGAGGAGTCCATCAAGATGCCCATTAATgagccggccccggggaagaagAAGTCCCAGATCCAG GAATATGTGGACTACAATGGGGGCGCTGGGGTCCAGCACATCGCTCTCAAGACCCAAGACATCATCACAGCA ATTCGCCACTTGAAAGCAAGAGGCATGGAGTTCTTGGGTGTTCCATCATCATACTACAAACAACTGAGGGAGAAGCTCAAGACCGCCAAGATCCAAGTGAAGGAGAACATTGATGTCCTAGAG GAGCTGAAAATCCTGGTAGACTACGACGAGAAAGGCTACCTCCTGCAGATCTTCACCAAGCCCATGCAGGATCGGCCCACGCTCTTCCTGGAAGTCATCCAGCGCCACAATCACCAG GGTTTTGGAGCCGGCAACTTCAACGCACTGTTCAAGGCTTTCGAGGAGGAGCAGGACCTACGGGGAAACCTCACCAACCTGGAGACCAACAGCTCCCTACGCGGCATGTAG